The Pseudomonadota bacterium genome contains the following window.
CGAAAATCACGTACACGCGGTAATGCTATATGCACAAGTTTGCTTAAAAAATTATACATCCTGTCGCTACGCAAGGTGACCCTACAGCCGATAGGCATTCCCTCCCGCAGTTTAAAGGTTGCAATAGATTTTTTTGCCCGGGTTACAACAGCCCTTTGACCGGCGATTCGAGTAAGTTCTTCAGAGGCGCTATCAATAATTTTTGAATTTTGCACCGCCTCACCAAGACCCATATTCAATACAATCTTGGTAATCTTAGGCACCTGCATAATACTTTTGTACCCGAACTCGTTCATGAGCTGCGGCACACATTCTTTTTCATAATATTCTTTCAATCCGGCCATTATCGTCTCCAAAAACCTCCGACCCTTATCAGGCCTTGGCTTCTACTGATTCTCCACATTTTTTGCAAACACGAACCTTTGACCCATCTTCCAAAATCTTCTTCCCAACACGGGCAGTTTTCGAACATTTAGGGCAGATTATCTTGAGGTTGGAAACATGAATCGGCGCTTCCTTGTCTATGATGCCGCCTTGCTGGCTTGCCATGTTTGGTTTGGTATGACGCTTGATCATATTAACCTTTTCAACCAGGGCTTTATTCGAATTGCTAACAATCTTGATCACTTTGCCGACTCTACCCTTATCTTTGCCGGCGATTACTTCTACCTGATCATTTAACTTTATTTTACTCAATCCAGTCTGCATTTTATCCGCCTCATATGACCTAAATAATGGATACCTTATAATTGCTATTATAAATTTACCAAGGCAACCACTTAAAACTTCGAGCTATTTATAATACTTCTGGGGCAAGAGATATTATCTTCATGTACCCTTTGGCCCTTAATTCTCTGGCGACCGGCCCAAAAATTCTGGTTCCGATCGGTTCACCGTTGCTACTCAACAAAACGGCAGAATTATCATCAAACTTAACGGAGGTGTCATCCATTCGGCGAATTTCTTTTGAAGTCCGCACAATAACAGCTCTCATGACATCGCCTTTCTTTACCTTGCCGTTGGGTATGGCTTCTTTCACAGTCACAACTATAACGTCGCCGACTTTTGCATAACGACGTCTCGTTCCACCCAGGACCCGGATGCACAAAACTTTTTTGGCTCCAGAATTGTCTGCGACATTAAGTGTACTTTCGGTCTGTATCATAACTTCACCAAATTATCTGATTGCTTCATGAAATCTCTCGAATTAACAAACATGCATGTAAAAAATTCTAAATCATTCAATACAGTCAGGTTGTTGTTTTCGACGATCTGGAATCGAATATTCTTTCTTTAGACAGCTTTTTCAATAATTTCACGAAGTCGCCAGTGCTTCATTTTGCTTAAAGGTCTGCATTCTTCAATAAGCACACGATCTCCAATATTACAGGTGTTTTCTGGATCATCAGCCATGTATTTAACATGTCTGCGCATAATCTTACCATACAGCTTATGACGAGTAACCTGCTCAGTACGGACAACAATGCTACTGCCCATTTTATTACTGATAACTAAACCAACTCTTGTTTTACGTGCTTTTTTAATATCACTCATTTCCATTCCCTGATAATCATGGGTGTCTGTCTAAAAGAAGTCCCGATTAATTTTCGTCTGCTCGCTTTTCAATCATTACTGTCTTGATCCTGGCGATATTTTTACGAAGTTCACGTAAATTCGCAGGATTTTCAAGCGGTCTGATGCTGTGCTGAAATTTGAGCTTAAAAAGCTCTTCTGATACATCAGCAAGTTTGACGGCAAGAGCATCTTCAGTCAATTCCCGTATTTCTTTCATTTTCATAGAGTCGACTCCAACATAATCACCTTGGTTGCAAAAGGAAGCTTATTGCCAGCCAGTGTGAGGGCTATTACGGCAAGACTTTCATCGACACCGTCCAGTTCATAGAGGATACGACCTGCATGAATAGGTGCGACCCAAGAATCATGGGCTCCTTTTCCTTTACCCATACGAGTTTCAGCAGGCTTTGAGGTAATAGGTTTATCAGGAAAAACACGAATCCACATTTTCCCGCCACGCTTTACCTTTCTATTAATAGCAATACGTGCAGCCTCAATTTGTTGCGCGGTCATCTTTCCGGGCTCAACAGCTTTAAGGGCATACTTACCAAATGCTATAGTAGAACCACGATTTGCACTGCCTTTCAGGCGGCCCTTAAACTGCTTTCTGTGTTTTACTTTTTTTGGACTAAGCATTTTGCAACCTAATTATTTAAATTTCTTATTTTTCAACTAAAAATATTCTTTAGATGTAATGGGGGTTGTCTATTATTCCTGAAGTTCTGTGTCGCTAAACACTTCGCCTTTGAATATCCAAACCTTCACACCGATGAGGCCATATGTAGTGTGTGCCTCAGCAACCCCATAATCAATATCCGCTCTCAGGGTGTGGAGAGGGACACGACCCTCACGATACCATTCTGTTCTGGACATTTCAGCACCACCCAGACGACCGGAACAGGATATCTTAATACCTTTAGCGCCAAACTTCAAGGCAACATTTACAGCCTTCTTCATCGCCCGTCGAAAAGCAACCCGTCGTTCAAGCTGGAGCGCAATATTTTCTGCCACTAACTGAGCATCCGCTTCAGGCCTTCTTATTTCCTGAATATCAACATGGCATTGACGATTTGTAAGTTTATCAAGATCCGCTTTCAGTGCTTCAATCTCAGCACCCTTCTTACCGATTACAATACCAGGTCGAGCAGTATGTAATTTTATTTTCAGTTTTTCTCCGGTACGGGCTATTTTCATTTTGGAAACGCCAGCATGATACAATCTTTTTTTGATG
Protein-coding sequences here:
- the rplN gene encoding 50S ribosomal protein L14, with the protein product MIQTESTLNVADNSGAKKVLCIRVLGGTRRRYAKVGDVIVVTVKEAIPNGKVKKGDVMRAVIVRTSKEIRRMDDTSVKFDDNSAVLLSSNGEPIGTRIFGPVARELRAKGYMKIISLAPEVL
- the rplX gene encoding 50S ribosomal protein L24, with translation MQTGLSKIKLNDQVEVIAGKDKGRVGKVIKIVSNSNKALVEKVNMIKRHTKPNMASQQGGIIDKEAPIHVSNLKIICPKCSKTARVGKKILEDGSKVRVCKKCGESVEAKA
- the rpmC gene encoding 50S ribosomal protein L29 — translated: MKMKEIRELTEDALAVKLADVSEELFKLKFQHSIRPLENPANLRELRKNIARIKTVMIEKRADEN
- the rplE gene encoding 50S ribosomal protein L5, with protein sequence MAGLKEYYEKECVPQLMNEFGYKSIMQVPKITKIVLNMGLGEAVQNSKIIDSASEELTRIAGQRAVVTRAKKSIATFKLREGMPIGCRVTLRSDRMYNFLSKLVHIALPRVRDFRGISPKGFDGRGNFAMGIKEHIIFPEIDYDKIDKIKGLNICINTDAKTDNEGRFLLRLLGMPFRK
- the rplP gene encoding 50S ribosomal protein L16 encodes the protein MLSPKKVKHRKQFKGRLKGSANRGSTIAFGKYALKAVEPGKMTAQQIEAARIAINRKVKRGGKMWIRVFPDKPITSKPAETRMGKGKGAHDSWVAPIHAGRILYELDGVDESLAVIALTLAGNKLPFATKVIMLESTL
- the rpsC gene encoding 30S ribosomal protein S3, coding for MGQKVNPIGMRLNIVRTWESTWYADRDYAKFLLEDQKIRKYIKKRLYHAGVSKMKIARTGEKLKIKLHTARPGIVIGKKGAEIEALKADLDKLTNRQCHVDIQEIRRPEADAQLVAENIALQLERRVAFRRAMKKAVNVALKFGAKGIKISCSGRLGGAEMSRTEWYREGRVPLHTLRADIDYGVAEAHTTYGLIGVKVWIFKGEVFSDTELQE
- the rpsQ gene encoding 30S ribosomal protein S17, whose amino-acid sequence is MEMSDIKKARKTRVGLVISNKMGSSIVVRTEQVTRHKLYGKIMRRHVKYMADDPENTCNIGDRVLIEECRPLSKMKHWRLREIIEKAV